GCCGAGGAGCGCCAGCCCCTTGGCCCCGTTCTGTTTGAGGACGTCCATCACGGTGACGACGTTGCCCAGACGCACATCGGCCTCGGGCACCACGATCACGGTGCGATCCGCGCTGGCCGCGAGCCGCTCGCGGGCGAGGCGGCCGAGTTCGGGCAGATCGACGTGGCGGCCGTCGACCTGGATGCTGGCCGCCGTGACCAGCACCGTCAGCTTGTCCTCGGCGCTGTTTTCCCTGCGGACGACGGACTCCGACTTCGCCGCGCGCGTGGCGTTGACCTGGATGCCCGACCACATCAGGGCCGGCATCGTCAGCAGGAAGACGACGATCAGGGTCGTCACCACGTCGGCGAGGGGAACGATGTTCGCCTCGGCGATGCCGGGCAGCGGCGCTCGGCGCTGGCGAGCCATCACTGCACCGGCCGGCTGTTGACGTACTTCCAGAAGTCGTTGCGCGCGTCCTCGGCGTCCGTGGCCCGCACGCGGATCGTGCGCGTGAAGTAGTTGTAGCAGACGGTCGCGATGACGGCGATCACGATGCCGGCGGCCGTCGTCAGGAGGGCCTCGGAGACGCCCATGGCGATCACCGAGGAGCCGCCGCTGCCCGTGATGGCGATGTCGCGGAAGGCGCGGATGATGCCGACGACCGTGCCGAAGAGACCGAGCAGGGGCGCGATGTTGGCCAGCGTGCCCAGGATGACCAGGTTCTTCTCGAGCTTGATCTGCTCCTTCTCGATCTCGGTGTCGAGGATCTGATCGACCTGCTCGCGCCCGGCGCTCAGATTCTCCACCGCGGCGGCCATGATGCGGCCCAGGGACCCGCTGCCCTGTTCGCAGTAGCGGGCGAACTCGCCGAGTTGGTTGCGCGAGAGATGCTTGCGCATCGTCGCCTTGAAATCGCGCGCCGAGTAGCGCGTGCGCAGGAAGTAGATCCAGCGCTCGAGCGCGAAGGTGACCACCACGATGCTGCACGCGATGAGCACGAGCATCGTCTGGCTCTTGAAGAACATCACCATCATGTTGTTGTCCGTGAGCATTCCCACTCCTTTGCGGATCCTTCCGGGCTCTAGTTGGCGCCCGCTTGTTGCAGTTCCTGGTCCAGGGCGCTGATGCGTTCGCGAGCGAGCGCCGCCCACTCGGCGTTGTGGGGGTTCTCGGCGATGCGCCGATAGGCCTGGCGCGCGGCCGCCAGGACGCCCGCTTCCTCCTGCAGCGAGGCGATGCGAGCCAGCGCGGCGATGCCGTGGTCGTCGGCCAGGGCGCCCGGAGCGTCGGCGGCGGTCTGGTAGGCCGCGAGGGCCTCCTCGCCGCGACCGAGCTTGCTCAGGGCCTCACCGCGCTGGTAGTGGATCAGCACGAGAGGCGCGCCGGGCTGGGTGGCCAGGGCCTCGCAGCGGGCGAGGGCGCCGGCGGCATCGCCCGTCTCGTTCAGGCAGACGTCCGCCATCTGGAGTTCCAGTTCGAGCCGCCGCTCGTGCGCGGGGTAGCGCTTGAGGAAGTCCTCGCCGTTGCTGAGAAAGCTGCCCCATTGTTCGAGTTGCCGGTAGCAGAGGCCGGCGTTGAACAGACCCAGGGGGGCGAGCGCGTCGTCCGGGTACTGGTCGGCGAGGACGAGGAAGTGACCGGCGGCCTCGCTGTACTTCTCCTGGGCGAAGAGGAGGTGTCCTGCCTTGAGCAGCGCCGCCGCGACGAGGGGGCGGTCCGGGTAGGTGGCCGTGAAGTTCTCGAAGCAGGCGCGGGCACCCTCGAGGTCGCCGAGGGCGAAGCGCGACTCGGCCAGGTAGAAGAGAGCGTCCGGGGCGACCTCGGCGTTGGGGTAGCGCAGCGTGATCGCCTCCAGGCGCTGGGCCGCCTCGGCGTAGCGCTGCGCGCGGAAGGCCTCGCTGCCCTGCTCCCAGAGCACTTCCGCCGCGAAGCTGGCGTCGGGGTTCTGCTCGACGTAGGCGAGCAGGTCCCGGCCGCTGCGCAGGAAGCAGGCCTGGACGGCCTGCTGGGCGTCCAGCGCCCGCAACCCCGCCGGGTGCGCCGTCAGGTAGGCCGTGAAGAGCGTGGCCGCTCCGTCGTAGTCGCCTTCGTTGTAGACGCAGTTCGCCTGGTTGAAGAGCGCCTCCTCGGCGGCCGGCACGTCCGGATAGCGCGCCGCGAGGTCCGCGTAAGCGGCCCGCGCCTCGCCGTAGCGCTGGAGCCCGAAGAGGGTGTCGGCGAGCTTGCCCAGCACGGCCGGCAGGTCGGCGTAGTCCGGGTGCTCGTCGATCAGGCGGCGCCAGCGCGCCACGGCGTCTTCGTAGTACTGGAGGGCGTAGAGGCACTCGCCCGACTGGTAGAGTGCCTGCGCGCACTCGACGCCGGTGGGCTGCGTCGCGAGGAACTCGTCGTAGAGCGCAAGAGCCTGCTTGTGATCCTTGCGATTGAAGTGCATGCCCGCGGCCGCCAGGGCGTTGGCCGGATTCGCGCCCGCCTCGTTGCTGATGACCAGCAGGTAGCGCTCCTGCTCGAGGGCCGCCTTCTGGTCGTCGCCGAGCTGGCTGTAGCTGGCCGTCATGCCCTGGAGAG
This is a stretch of genomic DNA from bacterium. It encodes these proteins:
- a CDS encoding MotA/TolQ/ExbB proton channel family protein, producing the protein MLTDNNMMVMFFKSQTMLVLIACSIVVVTFALERWIYFLRTRYSARDFKATMRKHLSRNQLGEFARYCEQGSGSLGRIMAAAVENLSAGREQVDQILDTEIEKEQIKLEKNLVILGTLANIAPLLGLFGTVVGIIRAFRDIAITGSGGSSVIAMGVSEALLTTAAGIVIAVIATVCYNYFTRTIRVRATDAEDARNDFWKYVNSRPVQ
- a CDS encoding biopolymer transporter ExbD, which gives rise to MARQRRAPLPGIAEANIVPLADVVTTLIVVFLLTMPALMWSGIQVNATRAAKSESVVRRENSAEDKLTVLVTAASIQVDGRHVDLPELGRLARERLAASADRTVIVVPEADVRLGNVVTVMDVLKQNGAKGLALLG